A single window of Nicotiana sylvestris chromosome 5, ASM39365v2, whole genome shotgun sequence DNA harbors:
- the LOC104214642 gene encoding protein TONSOKU isoform X1 has product MGKNDTQNQLTAAKRAYKSAKAEGNRSEEAKWANVIGDILKNRGEYIEALRWLRIDYEISLKYLSEKQLLPSCQSLGEVYLRIQDYKHALTFQKKHLELAKDENDLVEQQRASTQLGRTYHEIFLKSEDDHDSVRNARKYFKLALALAKTLKKNLRSSKHSFVKEYIDAYNNIGMLEVDLDNLEEAEKVLREGLEICDEEEVNEDDDGRSRLHHNLGNVYTELRKWNKAREHIEKDILICHRIGHCQGEAKGYINLGELHYRVQKYDEAMKCYEWALKLAKSMEDEDALISQANQNIEIVKEACRVMDEIKKEEQNLKKLAREMEIARGTEGERKCLLQQNSSLDRLIEKSSAIFAWLKHHTYAKKKKQIASELCDKEKLSDSFLAIGESYQKFREFDKALKWYNKSLDTYRAIGNLEGQALAKINIGNILDSNGNWGGALVAFEEGYRIATQAKKPSIQLSALENMHYSQMIRFDNVEEARRLQSSIDKLKKSKVGDLEAQYVAGDCCSESETEVGSQSPITSYDSISPKTAKLGFKISKSHGSEDELNEDMPLISLVRPKRNLAKLKSAHVETTIVSTELPNSSSPSMLRPAGSQAVGRKRVRLVLSDDEGDNEDVYSSSRIISTPLEGEMGDCSRRTSHKCSVENVATSDQFKDTNYRCSPSHGLKDVSPVGSRCVVGAFTPVNLEESTCSDKSRTPELGSRDDKDFTYSSTKNSAPKFSFGGCGRKLDADVSGNDIISDLTLHACSEHCQHILFRIGNNVVHVKWGSGNAGMLLNLEQMKVEVACLYYLQLPAEERSKGLVPVIQHMMHDGRVIESLEAVSIFNDNMAGKACIDVSIDAVWVPKHLMKLYIDCCEELSQPPILKVIKMLYNQEVSEDEIVVSDCELQDISVAPLINALYVHKTFAVLDLSHNLLGNGTMEKLKRVFTSSGQNYGGLTLDLHCNRLGSTALFQICECHVLYARLEVLNISGNRLTDACASYLSTILQNCKALYSLNIEKCSITSRTIQKVADSLTSGSALTHLSLGHNHPIAANAVINLLATLTNLKSFQELSLKGIKLSRPVIESLCQLVKSSSLSGLLLGSTSIGPDGMLKLMQSLSIESQELKLDVSFCDLTPDCIVKLNAEVSVFNRIVELDLGGNQLKQEGGRALAAALSNSRCCLRVLLLQKCQLGLLGILWILKGLSENYYLEELNLAENADREELHALPHDPCSLNKCSNVFQTDANLLDHMAEAPAANDNEGCQEELCTINTDDNLLEAPDSEDEQVEVDAIERATNRSSNGASLKNHSDIESEFIQELSAAIQMAKYLQLLDLSNNGFTKELAESLYAAWASSSRSGSSQGHIEDNTIHLSVEGLKCCHLKTCCRRI; this is encoded by the exons ATGGGTAAGAACGATACACAGAACCAGCTGACAGCAGCTAAGAGGGCATACAAGAGCGCGAAAGCAGAAGGGAACCGTTCGGAGGAGGCTAAATGGGCAAATGTGATAGGCGATATCCTCAAGAACCGAGGAGAGTACATAGAGGCGCTTCGTTGGCTTCGAATCGACTATGAAATCTCCCTAAAGTACTTGTCCGAAAAGCAGCTTCTTCCGTCCTGTCAATCGCTCGGAGAAGTCTATCTCCGCATTCAGGATTACAAACATGCCCTCACTTTTCAG AAAAAGCATTTAGAACTTGCCAAGGATGAAAATGACCTTGTTGAGCAGCAAAGAGCCAGCACTCAACTAGGAAGAACATATCATGAAATTTTTCTGAAGTCGGAGGATGACCATGACTCAGTTCGAAACGCTAGAAAGTATTTCAAATTGGCACTGGCTCTTGCTAAAACACTCAAGAAGAATTTACGATCCAGCAAACATTCTTTTGTGAAGGAATACATTGATGCCTACAACAACATTGGTATGCTTGAAGTTGATCTTGATAACTTGGAGGAAGCTGAAAAAGTTCTCCGTGAAGGATTAGAAATCTGTGATGAAGAAGAAGTAAATGAGGATGATGACGGGCGCAGCAGGCTCCATCATAACCTTGGAAACGTCTACACTGAGCTAAGAAAATGGAATAAAGCACGAGAACATATTGAGAAAGATATTCTTATTTGTCATAGGATAGGCCACTGTCAAGGGGAAGCAAAGGGATATATAAATCTTGGGGAGTTGCATTACAGGGTTCAAAAGTATGATGAGGCCATGAAATGTTATGAATGGGCTCTAAAGCTGGCCAAGTCCATGGAAGATGAAGATGCTTTGATTAGTCAAGCCAATCAAAACATTGAAATAGTGAAAGAAGCATGCAGGGTAATGGATGAGataaaaaaagaagaacaaaatCTCAAAAAGCTTGCTAGGGAAATGGAAATTGCTAGAGGAACAGAGGGTGAGAGGAAGTGCCTGCTGCAACAGAATTCATCCCTTGATCGTCTAATTGAGAAATCAAGTGCAATCTTTGCATGGCTAAAA CATCATACATATGCCAAAaagaagaagcaaatagcaaGTGAGCTCTGTGACAAAGAGAAATTAAGTGACTCATTTCTAGCCATTGGAGAATCATACCAGAAGTTTAGGGAGTTTGACAAAGCTCTTAAATGGTACAACAAGAGCTTGGACACATACAGAGCAATTGGAAATTTGGAG GGACAAGCACTAGCAAAGATCAATATTGGGAACATACTCGATTCTAATGGTAATTGGGGAGGTGCTTTGGTGGCTTTTGAAGAGGGTTACAG GATTGCTACTCAGGCAAAAAAGCCCTCAATTCAGTTGTCTGCTCTAGAAAATATGCACTATAGCCAGATGATCAGGTTCGATAATGTGGAAGAGGCCAG GAGGCTGCAGTCGTCAATTGACAAATTGAAGAAGTCAAAAGTTGGAGATCTTGAAGCACAATATGTTGCAGGGGACTGCTGTTCTGAAAGTGAAACGGAAGTTGGCAGCCAATCACCAATCACGTCATATGATAGCATATCACCAAAGACTGCTAAATTGGGTTTCAAGATATCAAAATCTCATGGCAGCGAAGATGAACTCAACGAGGATATGCCTTTGATATCGCTAGTCCGTCCCAAAAGAAATCTAGCTAAGCTGAAGTCAGCTCATGTAGAAACAACTATTGTATCTACTGAGCTACCCAATTCTTCGTCCCCGAGCATGTTGAGACCTGCTGGTAGTCAAGCAGTTGGTCGTAAGCGTGTCCGTCTTGTTCTCTCTGATGATGAAGGCGACAATGAAGATGTATACAGCTCCAGCAGGATAATTTCTACTCCTCTTGAGGGTGAAATGGGTGATTGCTCAAGAAGAACCTCCCACAAGTGTTCTGTAGAAAATGTTGCTACTTCTGATCAGT TTAAAGACACAAACTATCGGTGTAGTCCATCTCATGGATTGAAG GATGTTTCACCAGTTGGGTCACGATGTGTTGTCGGTGCTtttacccctgtcaaccttgaagAAAGTACTTGCTCCGACAAATCTAGGACTCCTGAGTTAGGTTCACGGGATGACAAGGATTTCACATATTCAAGCACAAAAAACTCTGCTCCAAAGTTTAGCTTTGGAGGTTGTGGCAGAAAATTGGATGCAGATGTTTCTGGCAATGACATTATTTCCGATCTCACTCTGCATGCCTGTAGTGAACATTGT CAACATATCCTCTTCAGAATTGGCAACAATGTTGTACATGTAAAATGGGGTTCAGGTAATGCTGGAATGTTGCTTAACTTGGAGCAGATGAAGGTTGAGGTAGCATGCTTGTACTATTTACAGCTCCCAGCTGAGGAGAGATCTAAAG GCCTAGTGCCAGTCATCCAGCATATGATGCATGATGGAAGAGTTATAGAATCACTGGAAGCTGTTAGTATCTTTAATGATAATATGGCTGGAAAGGCATGCATTGACGTTTCAATTGATG CAGTATGGGTTCCAAAACATCTCATGAAACTGTATATTGATTGCTGCGAGGAGCTGTCTCAGCCACCGATCTTGAAGGTTATTAAGATGCTGTACAATCAAGAG GTGTCGGAGGATGAGATTGTGGTGTCTGACTGCGAACTGCAAGATATATCAGTGGCACCATTAATCAATGCCCTATATGTACACAAAACTTTTGCTGTCTTAGACCTTTCTCACAATCTGTTAG GAAATGGGACAATGGAGAAGCTTAAGAGAGTATTCACCTCATCAGGGCAAAATTATGGTGGTTTGACCTTGGATTTGCACTGCAATCGACTTGGTTCAACTGCTTTGTTCCAG ATTTGTGAATGCCATGTTCTGTACGCCCGATTGGAAGTACTCAACATATCTGGGAACCGTCTAACTGATGCATGTGCATCATATCTTTCAACTATCTTGCAGAATTGCAAAG CTCTTTATAGTTTAAACATTGAGAAATGTTCAATCACATCCAGAACTATTCAAAAGGTTGCTGACTCACTGACTTCTGGATCAGCGCTTACACATCTTTCTTTAG GACACAACCACCCAATAGCTGCAAATGCCGTGATAAATCTTTTGGCTACACTTACCAACTTAAAGAG TTTTCAAGAGCTTAGTTTAAAGGGAATAAAGCTAAGCAGGCCTGTAATAGAGAGTCTTTGCCAACTTGTCAAGAGCTCTAGCTTGTCTGGTTTACTGCTTGGAAGCACTAGTATAGGACCG GATGGAATGTTAAAATTGATGCAGTCATTGTCCATAGAAAGTCAAGAACTGAAGCTTGACGTATCATTTTGTGATTTGACACCTGACTGCATTGTCAAATTAAATGCAGAAGTTTCTGTATTTAATCGCATAGTTGAGCTTGACCTTGGGGGTAATCAGCTCAAGCAAGAG GGTGGCAGAGCATTGGCAGCAGCATTGAGTAATTCCAGGTGTTGTTTAAGAGTCTTGCTATTACAGAAATGTCAACTGGGACTTCTTGGCATTCTTTGGATACTTAAGGGACTATCAGAGAACTATTATCTGGAAGAGCTTAACTTGGCTGAAAATGCAGATCGAGAAGAACTTCATGCTTTGCCACATGATCCATGCTCTCTCAATAAATGCTCAAATGTCTTCCAAACAGATGCTAACCTTTTAGACCATATGGCCGAGGCACCTGCAGCTAATGATAATGAAGGTTGTCAAGAAGAGTTATGTACAATAAATACAGATGATAATCTGCTCGAAGCTCCAGATAGTGAAGATGAGCAAGTCGAGGTTGATGCTATAGAGCGAGCTACGAATCGGAGTAGTAACGGCGCTTCTTTAAAGAACCATTCTGACATAGAATCTGAGTTCATTCAAGAGCTTTCGGCTGCTATTCAAATGGCAAAGTATTTGCAATTGTTAGATCTTAGTAATAATGGGTTCACGAAAGAGCTAGCTGAAAGCTTGTATGCTGCGTGGGCATCTAGTTCGAGAAGTGGTTCATCTCAGGGGCACATCGAGGATAATACAATCCATTTGTCAGTGGAGGGACTAAAGTGTTGCCATCTGAAGACTTGCTGCAGAAGAATTTAA
- the LOC104214642 gene encoding protein TONSOKU isoform X2, translating into MGKNDTQNQLTAAKRAYKSAKAEGNRSEEAKWANVIGDILKNRGEYIEALRWLRIDYEISLKYLSEKQLLPSCQSLGEVYLRIQDYKHALTFQKKHLELAKDENDLVEQQRASTQLGRTYHEIFLKSEDDHDSVRNARKYFKLALALAKTLKKNLRSSKHSFVKEYIDAYNNIGMLEVDLDNLEEAEKVLREGLEICDEEEVNEDDDGRSRLHHNLGNVYTELRKWNKAREHIEKDILICHRIGHCQGEAKGYINLGELHYRVQKYDEAMKCYEWALKLAKSMEDEDALISQANQNIEIVKEACRVMDEIKKEEQNLKKLAREMEIARGTEGERKCLLQQNSSLDRLIEKSSAIFAWLKHHTYAKKKKQIASELCDKEKLSDSFLAIGESYQKFREFDKALKWYNKSLDTYRAIGNLEGQALAKINIGNILDSNGNWGGALVAFEEGYRIATQAKKPSIQLSALENMHYSQMIRFDNVEEARRLQSSIDKLKKSKVGDLEAQYVAGDCCSESETEVGSQSPITSYDSISPKTAKLGFKISKSHGSEDELNEDMPLISLVRPKRNLAKLKSAHVETTIVSTELPNSSSPSMLRPAGSQAVGRKRVRLVLSDDEGDNEDVYSSSRIISTPLEGEMGDCSRRTSHKCSVENVATSDQFKDTNYRCSPSHGLKDVSPVGSRCVVGAFTPVNLEESTCSDKSRTPELGSRDDKDFTYSSTKNSAPKFSFGGCGRKLDADVSGNDIISDLTLHACSEHCQHILFRIGNNVVHVKWGSGNAGMLLNLEQMKVEVACLYYLQLPAEERSKGLVPVIQHMMHDGRVIESLEAVSIFNDNMAGKACIDVSIDVWVPKHLMKLYIDCCEELSQPPILKVIKMLYNQEVSEDEIVVSDCELQDISVAPLINALYVHKTFAVLDLSHNLLGNGTMEKLKRVFTSSGQNYGGLTLDLHCNRLGSTALFQICECHVLYARLEVLNISGNRLTDACASYLSTILQNCKALYSLNIEKCSITSRTIQKVADSLTSGSALTHLSLGHNHPIAANAVINLLATLTNLKSFQELSLKGIKLSRPVIESLCQLVKSSSLSGLLLGSTSIGPDGMLKLMQSLSIESQELKLDVSFCDLTPDCIVKLNAEVSVFNRIVELDLGGNQLKQEGGRALAAALSNSRCCLRVLLLQKCQLGLLGILWILKGLSENYYLEELNLAENADREELHALPHDPCSLNKCSNVFQTDANLLDHMAEAPAANDNEGCQEELCTINTDDNLLEAPDSEDEQVEVDAIERATNRSSNGASLKNHSDIESEFIQELSAAIQMAKYLQLLDLSNNGFTKELAESLYAAWASSSRSGSSQGHIEDNTIHLSVEGLKCCHLKTCCRRI; encoded by the exons ATGGGTAAGAACGATACACAGAACCAGCTGACAGCAGCTAAGAGGGCATACAAGAGCGCGAAAGCAGAAGGGAACCGTTCGGAGGAGGCTAAATGGGCAAATGTGATAGGCGATATCCTCAAGAACCGAGGAGAGTACATAGAGGCGCTTCGTTGGCTTCGAATCGACTATGAAATCTCCCTAAAGTACTTGTCCGAAAAGCAGCTTCTTCCGTCCTGTCAATCGCTCGGAGAAGTCTATCTCCGCATTCAGGATTACAAACATGCCCTCACTTTTCAG AAAAAGCATTTAGAACTTGCCAAGGATGAAAATGACCTTGTTGAGCAGCAAAGAGCCAGCACTCAACTAGGAAGAACATATCATGAAATTTTTCTGAAGTCGGAGGATGACCATGACTCAGTTCGAAACGCTAGAAAGTATTTCAAATTGGCACTGGCTCTTGCTAAAACACTCAAGAAGAATTTACGATCCAGCAAACATTCTTTTGTGAAGGAATACATTGATGCCTACAACAACATTGGTATGCTTGAAGTTGATCTTGATAACTTGGAGGAAGCTGAAAAAGTTCTCCGTGAAGGATTAGAAATCTGTGATGAAGAAGAAGTAAATGAGGATGATGACGGGCGCAGCAGGCTCCATCATAACCTTGGAAACGTCTACACTGAGCTAAGAAAATGGAATAAAGCACGAGAACATATTGAGAAAGATATTCTTATTTGTCATAGGATAGGCCACTGTCAAGGGGAAGCAAAGGGATATATAAATCTTGGGGAGTTGCATTACAGGGTTCAAAAGTATGATGAGGCCATGAAATGTTATGAATGGGCTCTAAAGCTGGCCAAGTCCATGGAAGATGAAGATGCTTTGATTAGTCAAGCCAATCAAAACATTGAAATAGTGAAAGAAGCATGCAGGGTAATGGATGAGataaaaaaagaagaacaaaatCTCAAAAAGCTTGCTAGGGAAATGGAAATTGCTAGAGGAACAGAGGGTGAGAGGAAGTGCCTGCTGCAACAGAATTCATCCCTTGATCGTCTAATTGAGAAATCAAGTGCAATCTTTGCATGGCTAAAA CATCATACATATGCCAAAaagaagaagcaaatagcaaGTGAGCTCTGTGACAAAGAGAAATTAAGTGACTCATTTCTAGCCATTGGAGAATCATACCAGAAGTTTAGGGAGTTTGACAAAGCTCTTAAATGGTACAACAAGAGCTTGGACACATACAGAGCAATTGGAAATTTGGAG GGACAAGCACTAGCAAAGATCAATATTGGGAACATACTCGATTCTAATGGTAATTGGGGAGGTGCTTTGGTGGCTTTTGAAGAGGGTTACAG GATTGCTACTCAGGCAAAAAAGCCCTCAATTCAGTTGTCTGCTCTAGAAAATATGCACTATAGCCAGATGATCAGGTTCGATAATGTGGAAGAGGCCAG GAGGCTGCAGTCGTCAATTGACAAATTGAAGAAGTCAAAAGTTGGAGATCTTGAAGCACAATATGTTGCAGGGGACTGCTGTTCTGAAAGTGAAACGGAAGTTGGCAGCCAATCACCAATCACGTCATATGATAGCATATCACCAAAGACTGCTAAATTGGGTTTCAAGATATCAAAATCTCATGGCAGCGAAGATGAACTCAACGAGGATATGCCTTTGATATCGCTAGTCCGTCCCAAAAGAAATCTAGCTAAGCTGAAGTCAGCTCATGTAGAAACAACTATTGTATCTACTGAGCTACCCAATTCTTCGTCCCCGAGCATGTTGAGACCTGCTGGTAGTCAAGCAGTTGGTCGTAAGCGTGTCCGTCTTGTTCTCTCTGATGATGAAGGCGACAATGAAGATGTATACAGCTCCAGCAGGATAATTTCTACTCCTCTTGAGGGTGAAATGGGTGATTGCTCAAGAAGAACCTCCCACAAGTGTTCTGTAGAAAATGTTGCTACTTCTGATCAGT TTAAAGACACAAACTATCGGTGTAGTCCATCTCATGGATTGAAG GATGTTTCACCAGTTGGGTCACGATGTGTTGTCGGTGCTtttacccctgtcaaccttgaagAAAGTACTTGCTCCGACAAATCTAGGACTCCTGAGTTAGGTTCACGGGATGACAAGGATTTCACATATTCAAGCACAAAAAACTCTGCTCCAAAGTTTAGCTTTGGAGGTTGTGGCAGAAAATTGGATGCAGATGTTTCTGGCAATGACATTATTTCCGATCTCACTCTGCATGCCTGTAGTGAACATTGT CAACATATCCTCTTCAGAATTGGCAACAATGTTGTACATGTAAAATGGGGTTCAGGTAATGCTGGAATGTTGCTTAACTTGGAGCAGATGAAGGTTGAGGTAGCATGCTTGTACTATTTACAGCTCCCAGCTGAGGAGAGATCTAAAG GCCTAGTGCCAGTCATCCAGCATATGATGCATGATGGAAGAGTTATAGAATCACTGGAAGCTGTTAGTATCTTTAATGATAATATGGCTGGAAAGGCATGCATTGACGTTTCAATTGATG TATGGGTTCCAAAACATCTCATGAAACTGTATATTGATTGCTGCGAGGAGCTGTCTCAGCCACCGATCTTGAAGGTTATTAAGATGCTGTACAATCAAGAG GTGTCGGAGGATGAGATTGTGGTGTCTGACTGCGAACTGCAAGATATATCAGTGGCACCATTAATCAATGCCCTATATGTACACAAAACTTTTGCTGTCTTAGACCTTTCTCACAATCTGTTAG GAAATGGGACAATGGAGAAGCTTAAGAGAGTATTCACCTCATCAGGGCAAAATTATGGTGGTTTGACCTTGGATTTGCACTGCAATCGACTTGGTTCAACTGCTTTGTTCCAG ATTTGTGAATGCCATGTTCTGTACGCCCGATTGGAAGTACTCAACATATCTGGGAACCGTCTAACTGATGCATGTGCATCATATCTTTCAACTATCTTGCAGAATTGCAAAG CTCTTTATAGTTTAAACATTGAGAAATGTTCAATCACATCCAGAACTATTCAAAAGGTTGCTGACTCACTGACTTCTGGATCAGCGCTTACACATCTTTCTTTAG GACACAACCACCCAATAGCTGCAAATGCCGTGATAAATCTTTTGGCTACACTTACCAACTTAAAGAG TTTTCAAGAGCTTAGTTTAAAGGGAATAAAGCTAAGCAGGCCTGTAATAGAGAGTCTTTGCCAACTTGTCAAGAGCTCTAGCTTGTCTGGTTTACTGCTTGGAAGCACTAGTATAGGACCG GATGGAATGTTAAAATTGATGCAGTCATTGTCCATAGAAAGTCAAGAACTGAAGCTTGACGTATCATTTTGTGATTTGACACCTGACTGCATTGTCAAATTAAATGCAGAAGTTTCTGTATTTAATCGCATAGTTGAGCTTGACCTTGGGGGTAATCAGCTCAAGCAAGAG GGTGGCAGAGCATTGGCAGCAGCATTGAGTAATTCCAGGTGTTGTTTAAGAGTCTTGCTATTACAGAAATGTCAACTGGGACTTCTTGGCATTCTTTGGATACTTAAGGGACTATCAGAGAACTATTATCTGGAAGAGCTTAACTTGGCTGAAAATGCAGATCGAGAAGAACTTCATGCTTTGCCACATGATCCATGCTCTCTCAATAAATGCTCAAATGTCTTCCAAACAGATGCTAACCTTTTAGACCATATGGCCGAGGCACCTGCAGCTAATGATAATGAAGGTTGTCAAGAAGAGTTATGTACAATAAATACAGATGATAATCTGCTCGAAGCTCCAGATAGTGAAGATGAGCAAGTCGAGGTTGATGCTATAGAGCGAGCTACGAATCGGAGTAGTAACGGCGCTTCTTTAAAGAACCATTCTGACATAGAATCTGAGTTCATTCAAGAGCTTTCGGCTGCTATTCAAATGGCAAAGTATTTGCAATTGTTAGATCTTAGTAATAATGGGTTCACGAAAGAGCTAGCTGAAAGCTTGTATGCTGCGTGGGCATCTAGTTCGAGAAGTGGTTCATCTCAGGGGCACATCGAGGATAATACAATCCATTTGTCAGTGGAGGGACTAAAGTGTTGCCATCTGAAGACTTGCTGCAGAAGAATTTAA